A region of Aliivibrio fischeri DNA encodes the following proteins:
- the nfuA gene encoding Fe-S biogenesis protein NfuA has product MSSINITESAQEHFAKLLAQQPEGTNIRVFVVNPGTQNAECGVSYCPPEAVEANDTELKFEKLSAYVDELSLPFLEDADIDYVTDKMGSQLTLKAPNAKMRKVADDAPLFERVEYAIQTQVNPQLAGHGGHVSLMEINDEGVAIVQFGGGCNGCSMVDVTLKEGIEKELLVQFEGELTAVKDLTEHDRGEHSYY; this is encoded by the coding sequence GTGTCTTCAATCAATATTACTGAAAGTGCCCAAGAGCATTTTGCAAAACTTCTAGCACAGCAGCCAGAAGGGACAAACATCCGTGTATTCGTGGTTAATCCAGGTACTCAAAACGCAGAGTGTGGCGTATCTTACTGTCCACCAGAAGCAGTAGAAGCGAATGATACTGAGCTGAAGTTTGAAAAATTATCAGCATACGTTGATGAGTTAAGCCTGCCATTCCTTGAAGATGCTGACATTGATTATGTTACTGACAAGATGGGTTCTCAGCTTACTCTAAAAGCACCTAATGCGAAAATGCGTAAAGTAGCCGATGATGCACCATTATTTGAACGTGTTGAATACGCAATTCAAACTCAAGTTAACCCACAATTAGCTGGTCATGGTGGCCATGTTAGCCTGATGGAAATTAACGATGAAGGTGTTGCTATCGTTCAGTTCGGTGGTGGTTGTAATGGTTGTTCAATGGTTGATGTGACACTAAAAGAAGGCATCGAAAAAGAACTATTGGTTCAATTCGAAGGCGAATTAACAGCAGTTAAAGATTTAACTGAGCATGATCGTGGTGAGCACTCTTACTACTAA
- the cysQ gene encoding 3'(2'),5'-bisphosphate nucleotidase CysQ: MDSTLSHLIPEVINIARASGQLILDIYEKGDFEEFIKSDETPVTSADLAAHKLIIEKLSQLTPEIPILSEEDAGISLEQRAQWERYWLVDPLDGTQEFIARSGDFATIIALVENNRPVMGVVYGPVSGVTYYAYEGKGAWKIPDMDESVRISTLKHEDEKQPIAIAISRRQDINNITRCMSSDWNYDLVPLGSAALKACLVAEGAVDCYLRLGPTGEWDTAATQCIVQEAGGRILSTELEPLSYNERESLENPNFIVLGDENLPWNNILTCK; this comes from the coding sequence ATGGATTCTACACTTTCTCACCTTATCCCTGAGGTGATCAATATTGCACGTGCATCGGGTCAACTTATTCTCGATATATACGAGAAAGGAGATTTCGAAGAGTTCATTAAGTCAGATGAAACTCCGGTGACCAGTGCTGATCTCGCCGCTCATAAATTAATTATCGAAAAACTTTCTCAACTAACACCAGAGATTCCTATTCTTTCTGAAGAAGATGCAGGAATATCTTTAGAGCAGCGTGCTCAATGGGAGCGTTATTGGTTAGTTGACCCTCTTGATGGTACGCAAGAGTTCATCGCTCGCAGTGGTGATTTTGCTACGATTATTGCTTTAGTTGAAAATAACCGTCCAGTAATGGGGGTTGTATATGGCCCAGTTTCTGGTGTGACGTACTACGCCTATGAAGGGAAAGGTGCGTGGAAAATTCCTGATATGGATGAAAGTGTTCGTATTAGCACGTTAAAGCATGAAGATGAAAAACAGCCAATTGCGATAGCGATCAGTCGACGTCAAGATATCAATAACATAACACGTTGTATGAGTTCTGATTGGAATTACGATTTGGTTCCATTAGGGTCAGCTGCACTTAAAGCCTGTTTGGTCGCAGAAGGTGCTGTGGATTGTTATTTACGATTAGGACCAACTGGCGAATGGGATACTGCTGCAACGCAGTGTATTGTTCAAGAAGCGGGAGGTCGCATCTTATCTACAGAGCTTGAACCGCTTTCTTATAATGAACGAGAGTCATTAGAAAACCCGAATTTTATTGTTCTCGGTGACGAAAATTTACCGTGGAATAACATTCTTACATGTAAATAA
- the nudE gene encoding ADP compounds hydrolase NudE, whose amino-acid sequence MAKKQLPTILDTRVEAKSNLFCIESVDLRFSNGVERTYERMKPSGRHAVMMVPVTEQGDLLLVREYAVGTESYELGFPKGLIDPGETPLEAANRELKEEIGFGAKTLTPLKEIVLAPSYFSSKMTLILAQDLYPERLEGDEPEPLDVVRWPLAQASELLHHLDFSEARCITALLLAQQFLAKE is encoded by the coding sequence ATGGCTAAAAAACAGTTGCCAACGATTTTGGATACACGCGTTGAAGCCAAATCCAACCTATTCTGCATTGAATCGGTTGATTTGCGCTTTTCTAATGGTGTAGAACGTACCTACGAACGAATGAAGCCAAGCGGTCGTCATGCTGTCATGATGGTTCCTGTAACAGAGCAGGGCGATTTACTTTTGGTTCGTGAATATGCTGTTGGAACCGAAAGTTACGAGCTTGGTTTTCCAAAAGGATTGATTGATCCAGGAGAGACCCCGTTAGAAGCGGCAAATCGAGAACTAAAAGAAGAAATTGGTTTTGGTGCAAAAACACTGACGCCATTAAAAGAAATCGTATTAGCGCCTTCCTATTTCTCAAGCAAAATGACATTAATTCTGGCTCAAGATTTATATCCAGAGCGATTAGAAGGTGATGAGCCTGAACCTTTAGATGTGGTTCGTTGGCCTTTAGCTCAGGCATCAGAGTTATTACATCATCTCGATTTTTCAGAGGCAAGATGCATTACCGCACTATTACTTGCTCAACAATTTTTAGCTAAGGAGTAA
- a CDS encoding type II secretion system protein N produces the protein MKFKLLIATVFSTFFTFSALLHIPIQWVVDQAPKVRGLELTGLSGTPWKGQVDSLSFQRMNYGQVQWEIDPLAIFKGHAVFAVRFGRGSELDLRGKGTVGYSVSMGAYAENLVLSFPIANAMKHLPMAVPISLQGQAEISVKSYQQGQPWCKQATGEVVWSGGKVVSPLGNIDPETVIADVTCSDNKISLVSKQSSKDVASQFDVTLNPNRSYQVSGWFKPEANFPSSLRSQLKWVGKPDSKGQYRVTYSGRL, from the coding sequence ATGAAGTTTAAGTTATTAATCGCGACTGTATTTTCTACTTTTTTTACTTTTAGTGCATTATTGCACATCCCAATTCAGTGGGTTGTGGATCAAGCGCCTAAAGTAAGAGGATTAGAGTTAACTGGGCTTTCAGGGACACCATGGAAAGGACAAGTTGATTCATTATCCTTTCAACGAATGAACTATGGCCAAGTTCAATGGGAAATAGACCCATTAGCTATCTTTAAAGGTCATGCTGTTTTTGCGGTGCGTTTTGGCCGTGGTAGTGAATTAGATTTACGTGGAAAAGGCACGGTTGGTTATAGTGTTTCAATGGGGGCTTATGCTGAGAACTTGGTGCTTTCTTTTCCGATTGCAAATGCAATGAAACATTTGCCTATGGCGGTTCCTATCTCATTACAAGGCCAAGCAGAGATCAGCGTGAAATCTTATCAACAGGGTCAACCTTGGTGTAAACAAGCAACTGGTGAAGTCGTTTGGTCTGGTGGTAAAGTCGTTTCACCATTAGGTAATATTGACCCTGAAACCGTCATTGCTGATGTGACTTGTAGTGACAATAAAATCAGTCTTGTTAGTAAGCAATCATCAAAAGATGTTGCGAGCCAATTTGATGTTACCCTTAATCCAAATCGCTCTTATCAAGTAAGTGGTTGGTTTAAACCTGAAGCTAATTTCCCTTCAAGTTTAAGAAGTCAGTTGAAATGGGTAGGCAAGCCTGATTCAAAAGGGCAATATAGAGTGACATACTCAGGACGTCTATAA